A segment of the Candidatus Aminicenantes bacterium genome:
CCAGAGATCTTGATCTTGCCGCCGGACGTATCAGCGGCCTGACCTACCCCGCCGCCCGCAAATGCATACAGCTCCTTGCTCCCCGGATACATGCCGCCGCCATTGTGTCCAAAGCATTTGAACCAGTCCTTTCCGCCGTGTCCCGCCGCCTTTCTGCCCTCATCAGCGGCAACTGGACCACCCACGGCGTGCGCGTGATAGCCCATTCCCCCCTGGAGATCGATCGCAACGCCTCCGTACTCAGCCGCAGGGATAAGTACGACCGCATGCAACAGTTGCTTGACCGGTTTCCCCGGGTCCGGCGCGTGCTCGTGGTGGGGGACACCGAAGACGACATTGCCATGGCCGAGGGCGCGCGGGACCGCCTAGGCGGGGATGCGGCTTTTTTGATTGCCGTGAACGCCAAGGATTCGGTTATCCGCGCTGCCGCTGATCTGAACTTGCGCAACTGGCGGCGTTTACAGCGGATACTGGACCGGCACGACTTGAAAAGGCCGCAAAAATCCGGCTCCGGTCCGGGTTGACTTTGTGTTGCGTGGTTTCTACAATTTGCCATAGTAACGCATTCAAGGAGGGATAACGTGAATCAAAGCAAAAAGACCAAGAGTGGATCCGCGGAGGGGCACC
Coding sequences within it:
- a CDS encoding haloacid dehalogenase-like hydrolase, whose translation is MAKIENQGESRLLSFLKRNHSDSMLLACDYDGTLYRGIFPPLGRGFSAADLGILLCLSRSPIQALRIAAAMTRLMFLLVRLRYRYIRGRISMSRMDSILVHFFVRWVMRAVPARDLDLAAGRISGLTYPAARKCIQLLAPRIHAAAIVSKAFEPVLSAVSRRLSALISGNWTTHGVRVIAHSPLEIDRNASVLSRRDKYDRMQQLLDRFPRVRRVLVVGDTEDDIAMAEGARDRLGGDAAFLIAVNAKDSVIRAAADLNLRNWRRLQRILDRHDLKRPQKSGSGPG